The genomic interval CGGGCCGAATTCCATGCGGCCCTGGAACCAGGCCACCGGGTTGCCGTCGACCATGATCTTGGCGATCTGCTCGGGCATGTTCTCGAGCTTGCGCCACTTCGGCTGGTCTGGGTGACGGGCACAGGCGGCGATCACGTCCTCGTTGGAGTACGACGGGCCGAGGTAGACGTGCTCCATCTTCTCGACCGGCACGCCGCGGGCATGGGACACATAGGCCGCGGCACCCACCGCAGTACCGGCATCACCGGAAGCAGGCTGAACGAACAGCTCCTTCACATCCGGGCGAGCGATGATCTTCTGGTTGAGCTTGACGTTCAGCGCGCAGCCGCCGGCGAAGGCCAGCTTGCCGGTCTGCTTCAAGGTATCGCCCAGGTAATGGTCGATCATCTGCAGGGCCAGCTTCTCGAACAGCGCCTGCATGCTGGCGGCGTAGTGGATGTACGGCTCGTCGGCGATGTCGCCTTCGCGCTTGGGACCCAGCCACTCGATCAGCTTCGGCGAGAAGTAGAAGCCCTTGCCCTTCTCTTTATAGCGGCGAAGGCCGATGACGTTGGCGTATTCGGTGTTGATCACCAGTTCGCCGTTCTCGAAGCTGGCCAGGCGCGAGAAGTCATATTTGCTGGCGTCGCCGTACGGCGCCATGCCCATGACCTTGAACTCGCCGTCGAGCATTTCGAAACCGAGGAACTCGGTGATCGCGCCATACAGGCCACCCAGGGAGTCCGGGTCGAAGAATTCCTTGATCTTGTGGATCTTGCCGTTTTCGCCATAGCCGAAGAAGGTCGTGGCGTACTCGCCCTTACCGTCGATACCCAGGATCGCGGTCTTTTCCTTGAAACCCGAGCAGTGGTAGGCGCTGGAAGCGTGAGCCAGGTGGTGCTCAACCGGTTCGATCTTGACCTTTTTCGGGTCGAAGCCCAGTTGCTCCAGGCACCAGACGATCTTCTTGCGGTAGCGCTTGTAGCGACGGTTGCCCATCAGGATCGCGTCGAGGGCGCGGTCCGGGGCATACCAGTAGCGCTTGGCATAGTGCCAGCGGGCCTTGCCGAACAGGCTGATCGGGGCGAACGGAATGGCTACCACGTCGACGTCGGATGGCTTGATGCCTGCCTGCTCCAGGCAGAACTTCGCCGACTCGTAGGGCATGCGGTTCTTCGCATGCTTGTCACGCACGAAGCGCTCTTCTTCGGCGGCGGCAATCAGCTTGCCGTCAATGTACAGGGCCGCGGAAGGGTCATGGCTAAGGGCGCCGGACAGGCCAAGAATCGTCAATGCCAAGGGATTAGCCTCTTCTTTCGGTAGAGATGCGCCAACGGCCTCGTGGGCGGATGGCGGCTAAAGGGCGAGATTATAACGCAAACAAGAAGGACACACCGCCCCCTTGTAGGAGCGGCCTTGCGTCGGGAAAGGGCTGCGCAGCGGCCCCAGGTTTTGCAGTGTGGCAGAAATTGCTGGGGCCGCTGCGCGGCCCTTTCGCGACGCAAGGCCGCTCCTACAGGGGGCTTGCGGTGAATGCTTATTCGGCGATCAGCCAGTCCATCCGGTAGCTACCCGCCGTCTGCGCCAGCTCTTTGGCGAGCCAGGGCAGCAGTTCCTTCAGCTCTTCCTCCAGCCCCCACGGCGGGTTGGCAATGGCCAGGCCAGAGCCGTTGAGCCCCTGCGGGCTATCCTGGTGGTGCACATACAACTCCACGCGCAGCAACTTGGGCGCGCCAGTGCTGGTGAGGTCCTGATAGAAGCGGGTCAGCGAGCGCTGGTCCTTGATCGGGTACCAGATGGCCGCGACGGTTTGGCGCATGCGGCCAATCGCCTCTTTCATCGAGGTGGTACAGCGTTTGAGCTCATCAGCCTGCTCAAACGGCGGGTCGATCAGCATGATCGCGCGTTTTTCCTGCACCGGCAGCAAGGCGCGCGGCACATGCCAGCCCTCGCCCAGGTGAACGAAGACGCGTGGGTCTTTCTTCATGTTCTCTTTGAGCAGCGGCCCGTCTTCGGGGTGCTTCTCGTTGAGCAGGGCGCGGTCTTGCTGACGCATCAGGCGGCGGGCCAGCTCTGGCGAACCTGGGTAGTAACGCAACTCGCCATCGGCATTGAGGCGCTTGATGATGCGCAGGTAATCGCCTGCCATGGCCGGCAGGTCGTCGCGGTTCCACAACCGGGCAACGCCTTCGAGGTATTCACCGGTGCGGGTCGCCTGGTCGCCCTGCAAGTCATACAGGCCAAGGCCTGCGTGGG from Pseudomonas kermanshahensis carries:
- a CDS encoding carbamoyltransferase, with amino-acid sequence MALTILGLSGALSHDPSAALYIDGKLIAAAEEERFVRDKHAKNRMPYESAKFCLEQAGIKPSDVDVVAIPFAPISLFGKARWHYAKRYWYAPDRALDAILMGNRRYKRYRKKIVWCLEQLGFDPKKVKIEPVEHHLAHASSAYHCSGFKEKTAILGIDGKGEYATTFFGYGENGKIHKIKEFFDPDSLGGLYGAITEFLGFEMLDGEFKVMGMAPYGDASKYDFSRLASFENGELVINTEYANVIGLRRYKEKGKGFYFSPKLIEWLGPKREGDIADEPYIHYAASMQALFEKLALQMIDHYLGDTLKQTGKLAFAGGCALNVKLNQKIIARPDVKELFVQPASGDAGTAVGAAAYVSHARGVPVEKMEHVYLGPSYSNEDVIAACARHPDQPKWRKLENMPEQIAKIMVDGNPVAWFQGRMEFGPRALGGRSIIGCPSVEGVADRINHQIKFRERWRPFCPSMLDTVAPQMIKVDHPAPFMTFTFEVAEEWKTRVPEVVHEDGTSRAQVLKREYNPRYYDMMKALEDLTGNGVSLNTSLNRRGEPMICSPTDALNMFFGSDLQYLIMEDILVVKDGAAAYDQPL
- a CDS encoding 23S rRNA (adenine(2030)-N(6))-methyltransferase RlmJ; translation: MNYRHAFHAGNHADVLKHIVLTRLIALMSRKEQPFAYIDTHAGLGLYDLQGDQATRTGEYLEGVARLWNRDDLPAMAGDYLRIIKRLNADGELRYYPGSPELARRLMRQQDRALLNEKHPEDGPLLKENMKKDPRVFVHLGEGWHVPRALLPVQEKRAIMLIDPPFEQADELKRCTTSMKEAIGRMRQTVAAIWYPIKDQRSLTRFYQDLTSTGAPKLLRVELYVHHQDSPQGLNGSGLAIANPPWGLEEELKELLPWLAKELAQTAGSYRMDWLIAE